From Candidatus Bathyarchaeota archaeon, a single genomic window includes:
- a CDS encoding 4Fe-4S binding protein: protein MELRRIISIDEGLCDGCGLCVQACAEGALRIIGSKARLIDEAYCDGLGACIGYCPKGAIIIEERAAKPFLEAYSWGCGPLNDTNKWDPSSILRSPPPRTGLPTKGLQLSNWPIKLMLVPIKAPYYQDRELIVAADCVPFAYQDLHRSILTGRSVVIGCPKLEDARVYAEKIGEILKWNRINGVTVVHMEVPCCHGLRWAIDRAVEASGKNLPIRRLVVTVQGELKEAKEI from the coding sequence ATGGAGCTGAGGAGGATAATAAGTATAGACGAAGGCCTATGTGACGGTTGCGGTCTGTGCGTCCAGGCCTGCGCTGAGGGAGCACTTAGGATAATCGGGAGTAAAGCTAGGCTCATAGATGAGGCATACTGTGATGGTCTAGGAGCATGCATCGGATACTGCCCTAAAGGAGCTATAATCATAGAGGAGAGAGCCGCTAAACCCTTCCTAGAGGCCTATTCATGGGGCTGCGGACCCCTCAACGACACCAATAAGTGGGATCCATCATCAATTCTCAGGTCTCCACCCCCTCGAACAGGCCTTCCAACCAAAGGTCTTCAACTCAGCAACTGGCCGATCAAGCTTATGCTCGTCCCGATAAAGGCACCCTACTACCAAGACAGAGAACTTATAGTAGCCGCAGACTGCGTACCATTTGCCTATCAAGACCTCCACCGCTCCATACTTACAGGGCGCTCGGTGGTCATAGGGTGCCCAAAGCTTGAAGACGCTAGAGTCTATGCCGAGAAAATCGGAGAGATCTTGAAGTGGAATAGAATAAATGGGGTAACAGTAGTTCATATGGAGGTCCCATGCTGCCACGGCCTTAGATGGGCCATAGATAGGGCGGTTGAAGCCTCTGGAAAAAATCTGCCTATTAGAAGGCTAGTAGTAACGGTTCAGGGGGAACTCAAGGAGGCGAAAGAGATATGA
- a CDS encoding helix-turn-helix transcriptional regulator: SNPARLAILENLLRSPMNVSQLTSVLEQSQSMISHDLKPLLRCGFIRVERRGKERFYSLNGETVELLFKIVENHSQKYCPTMGICPRRWVG; encoded by the coding sequence CTCAAACCCCGCGAGGCTTGCCATACTCGAGAACCTATTGAGGAGCCCCATGAACGTCTCCCAACTCACCAGCGTCCTTGAACAGAGTCAAAGCATGATCTCACATGATCTAAAGCCCCTCCTGAGATGTGGATTCATAAGGGTTGAAAGGAGGGGGAAGGAGAGGTTCTATAGTCTCAATGGAGAGACCGTAGAACTCCTATTCAAGATCGTAGAGAACCACTCCCAGAAATATTGCCCAACAATGGGCATCTGCCCTAGAAGGTGGGTGGGATGA